Proteins from a single region of Rhinolophus sinicus isolate RSC01 linkage group LG13, ASM3656204v1, whole genome shotgun sequence:
- the EMILIN3 gene encoding EMILIN-3 — MGPGGDPGTAAMGRRRLPVWLCAVAALLSGAQAKGTPLLSRPAPPGVSRYSLYTTGWHPRLRPGPHKALCAYVVHRNVTCVLQEGAESYIKAEYRQCGWGPKCPGTVTYRTVLRPKYKVGYKTVTELSWRCCPGLTGQGCPEHLTDPRATPPHSEPESQIPSGQLGPGPRPPPSSRAAPSFYGRKGPGLFGERLERLEGDVQRLAQAYGTLSGLLTSHEDPSRITGGPRAPAAPVGFEVIPEGFVNPGDSAGRPLTPPLDEILSKVTEVSNTLQSKVQLLHEVHGLALGHEAHLQQLREAPPSPLTSLALLDEYVDQRLHRLWGSLLDGFEQKLQGVQSTCDVRVQEVRQQCEEGQAASRRLHQSLDGRELALRRELSQLGTRLQGLSVAGAGSCCSQLALVSARMDSLERNLQVVTEAQRGHGPTSRDELTRLSAAMLDGGVDGLLEGLETLNGTESGMRGCCLGMKEGGWGVGGFRTVLEERVQSLEERLVALAGELSHDSTPPGRSAWPLVQTELAVLEQRLVSLETSCTPSTTSAILDNLMGEVKAWQSQIAVLLRQVASHTALLQQLNGTVAEVQGQLAGATGSSLQGEITLLKVNLNSVSKSLTGLSDSVSQYSEAFLAANTSLDERERKVEAEVHAIQEQVSSQGSRLRAGHRQVLSLRGELEQLKAGVAGVAGGLSRCQDTAQELQHAMGHFDQRVAQVEGACGKLGLMAADLDSLPTESLRSREGLWDHVDQLNRTLAQHAQDIARLQDDLLDCRAQLAEQARPGQAD, encoded by the exons ATGGGGCCAGGTGGGGACCCGGGGACGGCGGCGATGGGCCGCCGCCGCCTGCCGGTCTGGCTGTGCGCCGTCGCGGCGCTGCTCTCTGGGGCGCAGGCCAAGGGCACCCCGCTCCTCTCGCGGCCCGCGCCGCCTGGTGTGTCCCGCTACAGCCTCTACACGACGGGATGGCACCCGCGACTGCGTCCGGGGCCGCACAA GGCCCTCTGCGCCTACGTGGTGCATAGGAATGTGACCTGTGTCCTCCAGGAGGGAGCAGAGAGCTACATAAAGGCTGAGTACCGGCAGTGTGGATGGGGGCCCAAGTGCCCCGGGACAGTCAC GTACCGCACGGTGCTCAGACCCAAATACAAAGTCGGCTACAAGACTGTGACGGAGCTTTCCTGGCGTTGCTGCCCTGGGCTCACTGGACAAGGCTGCCCTGAGCACCTCACGGACCCTCGGGCCACCCCACCCCATTCAGAGCCTGAGTCCCAGATTCCCTCTGGGCAGTTGGGaccaggccccaggccccctcCTTCTAGCAGAGCGGCGCCCAGCTTCTACG GAAGGAAAGGCCCAGGGCTGTTTGGTGAGCGGCTGGAACGCCTGGAGGGTGATGTCCAGCGCCTGGCACAAGCATATGGTACTCTCAGCGGCCTGCTGACCAGCCACGAGGACCCCAGCAGGATTACTGGTGGCCCCAGAGCTCCTGCTGCCCCAGTGGGATTCGAGGTCATCCCCGAGGGGTTTGTGAACCCTGGAGACAGCGCTGGAAGGCCGCTTACACCTCCCCTGGATGAGATCTTGAGCAAGGTGACAGAGGTGAGCAACACACTCCAGAGCAAGGTGCAGCTGCTGCATGAGGTGCATGGGCTGGCCCTCGGCCACGAGGCCCACCTGCAGCAGCTGCGGGAGGCCCCCCCATCCCCACTCACCTCGCTGGCCCTGCTGGATGAATATGTGGACCAACGGCTGCACCGACTCTGGGGGAGCCTGCTGGATGGCTTCGAGCAGAAGCTGCAAGGCGTCCAGAGCACATGTGACGTGCGGGTGCAGGAGGTTCGGCAGCAGTGTGAGGAGGGCCAGGCGGCCAGCCGAAGGCTGCACCAGAGCTTGGACGGCCGGGAGCTGGCCCTGCGCCGGGAGCTCTCACAGCTGGGTACCCGGCTGCAAGGCCTAAGTGTGGCTGGCGCTGGGAGCTGCTGCAGCCAGCTGGCCCTGGTCAGTGCCCGGATGGACAGCCTCGAGAGGAACCTGCAGGTAGTCACTGAGGCCCAAAGGGGCCATGGCCCCACATCCAGGGATGAGCTCACGCGGCTGTCTGCGGCCATGCTTGACGGGGGTGTTGATGGACTGCTTGAGGGCCTGGAGACCCTCAATGGGACGGAGAGTGGCATGAGGGGCTGCTGTCTGGGGATGAAGGAGGGGGGATGGGGTGTGGGCGGCTTCAGGACCGTGCTGGAAGAGCGTGTGCAGAGCCTAGAGGAGCGCCTGGTGGCACTGGCTGGGGAGCTAAGCCATGACAGCACTCCACCAGGGAGGTCGGCATGGCCCCTGGTGCAGACAGAGCTGGCCGTGCTGGAACAACGGCTGGTTTCGCTAGAGACCTCATGCACCCCCAGCACCACCTCAGCCATCCTGGACAACCTCATGGGAGAGGTGAAGGCCTGGCAGAGCCAGATTGCGGTCCTTCTACGCCAGGTAGCCAGTCACACGGCCCTGCTCCAGCAGCTCAATGGCACCGTGGCCGAGGTCCAGGGGCAGCTGGCAGGAGCAACAGGCAGCTCACTCCAGGGCGAGATCACCCTGCTCAAGGTCAATCTGAACTCTGTGAGCAAGTCGCTCACAGGCCTCAGTGACTCCGTCAGCCAGTACTCTGAGGCCTTCTTGGCCGCCAATACGTCCCTGGACGAGCGGGAGCGCAAGGTGGAGGCCGAGGTCCACGCCATCCAGGAGCAGGTCAGCAGCCAAGGCTCGCGGCTTCGGGCTGGCCACAGGCAGGTCCTGAGCCTGCGGGGGGAGCTGGAGCAACTCAAGGCCGGTGTGGCCGGTGTGGCCGGCGGGCTGAGCCGCTGCCAGGACACAGCCCAGGAACTCCAGCACGCAATGGGCCACTTCGACCAGAGGGTAGCACAAGTGGAGGGTGCGTGTGGGAAGCTGGGCCTGATGGCTGCAGACCTGGACAGCTTGCCTACCGAGTCGCTCAGGTCCAGGGAGGGTCTATGGGACCACGTGGACCAGCTGAATCGCACGCTGGCCCAGCACGCACAGGACATTGCCCGCCTCCAGGACGATCTGTTGGACTGCCGGGCCCAGCTGGCCGAGCAGGCACGGCCAGGGCAGGCCGACTAG